CCGCGGAAGGCAATCCCATATCTTCGAGTGTCTGGGTCAAGAACCGGATGCGTTTCCGCATGACCCGTCGCAGCACGGGCCCGACCCGCTCGTGATCTCGCTCTAGCGAGAAGGCGAGAAAGACGCCTAACGCCGGATCCCCCGATGCAATATCGCCGAGGAGTTCGCGCAGGCGCAGGGAGGGATCGGCGTTCTTCTCGAGTGCGCCGTACTTATTGTCCGTGAACACGCGCTCCCAGCGTTCGAGGCTGGCCTCGAGTAGTTCTTCGGGGCTGGAGAAGTGCCAATAGAAACTTCCTTTCGTCACACCGAGGCGACGGGCCAGCGGTTCTATCGCGAGACCCCTGAGCCCCAGTTCTCCGATCATCGCCAGCGCTCCGATCTCCCAATCGCGCGCCCCTAGACGCTTCGCTGCGCCTCCGCCCACTTTCCCGTTTCGGTTGTGCTT
The genomic region above belongs to bacterium and contains:
- a CDS encoding TetR/AcrR family transcriptional regulator produces the protein MTKHNRNGKVGGGAAKRLGARDWEIGALAMIGELGLRGLAIEPLARRLGVTKGSFYWHFSSPEELLEASLERWERVFTDNKYGALEKNADPSLRLRELLGDIASGDPALGVFLAFSLERDHERVGPVLRRVMRKRIRFLTQTLEDMGLPSAVAADRAIILYSTYVGFLQVAAQLSPRGLPARRRQDLVEQAFQLVVPETGSD